CGCGCAGGGGTTTCAGCTTACGGTCATTAGCGGAACCGAAAATCTTGCGGGCGACGGAAAACATATCAGGCTGCACCAATCAGGTCTGGGGCGAAGAAACTGTGATCCTGACCGTGTGACCGCACAGGAATACGCGGGTTCTCCCACCGTGATTACACCAGCCAAACGTACTCGACCAGCGCGCGGGTGAGACTTAAGAACGCCGCATTGGGGTGTCAATGCGGCGCCATCAGACAGCTGGAGTGATGACTGTGTTGAATCTGAAGGCGTTGCGGGTCAGTCCGCGTATCCTGTTTGCCGGCCTCGTTGCTAGTCTGGCGATCTTCATGGCGGCTGCCTGCAGTGCGCCGCCGGAGGAAGAAGTGCCTGTTCGCGTTGAAGGCGCAACAGCCGCCACCGTGAATGGCGAGAAAATCTATGTCAGCGATGTGGAGCTGGAGGCGGTTGCCCGCGGGCTTGTTCCGGCAGGGACAAAGGTCAAGGCAGGGGATACGGAATACGACACCGTCCTGAGCCAGCTGATCGAACAGAAGCTGATGTCTCAGGAAGCGATTCGGCGCGGACTGGACAAGGATCCGGCCGGGCGCCGCCGGCTGGAAATGGCCAGGGAACGCATTCTAGGCAACCTGCTGGTCGAAAACCTCGTCGCCGAGGATGTCACCGAAGACCAGATCGAGGCGATGTACCAGAAGCAGGTCGCCCTGCAGCAGGACGATGACGAGGTGCGAATCTCGCACATCCTGGTCGCCACTAAGGAAGACGCGCAGGCCCTGTTCGACCGGATCCAGGCCGGCGAAAGCTTCGAGAGCCTTGTTAGTGCCAACTCGCTCGACAGTGCCACGCGCATGGAGCAGGGGGACCTTGGTTATGTGTCCCCCAATGACGAGCCGGCGCCGTTTCCGCTGGTGATCGCCAATACGGGCGAAGGGGAGGTTGCCCCGCCATTCGAGTCCGCCGACGGCTGGCACATCCTGAAAGTGAAGGACCGCCGCTCGCGGGCCCCCAAGACGCGTGAGGAAATGCGGCCCGACATCGTCACCTTCCTGACGCTGGAACAGGTCGCCAAGATTGTCCGGCGTCTCAAGGCGGAAGCACAGATCCAGCAGGGTGAACCGGGGCTCGACGACGACGGTTCGACGCCTTACAGGCTTCCGGACATGGATACCGGCTCTGACACGCCGGAAGACCCGTCCGCTCCGGCTTCTGAAGGAACTGAACTTTGAATCTGACGCCCTCGCCCTTTGCTGCGCCTTTTCCGAAATTGCCTGACGTGAAAGGCGTGCGCGCCGCCACCGGCTCGCGTGGCTTTTATGCCAAGCGCGGCGAGACGCGCGACGATGTCTTCCTGTTCGCCTTCGACGAAGGCACGACATGCGCCGGTGTCTACACAATTTCACGAACTGCATCGGCAGACGTGTTGTGGTGCCGGCAGGCGCTGGAGACGGGCCGCGGTGTGGCCCGTGCCCTGATTGCCAATTCGGGCAATTCCAACGCCTTCACCGGTCCGAAAGGCCATGAGAAGAACGAGGCAACGCTGAAAGCCGTGACCGGCGCGCTGGGCGTCGCAAAGGAACACTGCTTCCTGGCCGCGACGGGCGTCATCGGCGAGCCGCTGGCCGATCCGAACTATGTCGGCGCGTTCGTGCCGGAACTGGCGGGCAAGCTCGGGCCACCGGACTGGGAAGCCGCGACCCGTGCCTTCATGACCACCGACACGTTCGCCAAGGGCGCCGGCACGTCGATGGACATTGGCGGGCACGATGTGAACTTTGCCGGGATCGTGAAAGGCTCCGGCATGATCGCGCCGAACATGGCCACGATGCTGGCCTATGTCTTTACCGATGCCGCCATCGCCCATGACGTGCTGCAGGAATTGCTCGAAGAGATCACAAGCGAGACGTTCAATTCGATCACCGTGGATGGCGACACATCCACGTCCGACACGTTGATGGTGTTTGCGACCGGCCAGTCGGGCATGGACCCGATCACCTCGAAGGACGATCCGCGTCTCGATTCCGTGGCGATGGCCCTGCACTCTGTCTGTCTGGAACTTGCCCAACTGGTGGTGAAGGATGGGGAAGGGGCGCAAAAATTCGTCACCATCCAGGTGGATAGCGCTGCGTCTCATCTTTCCGCAAAGATCATCGCCTGCGAGATTGCCAATTCACCGCTGATCAAGACAGCGATGGCGGCGGGCGATGCGAATTGGGGGCGTATCGTGATGGCGGTCGGAAAATCGCTGGAGCCGATCAAGGCGGAGGCGCTCGCGATCTGGTTCGACGATATTCAGGTCGCCAAGGATGGCGCACGCATGCCTGACTATGATGAAGAGGCTGCGAGCGCCGTGTTTGCGCAGCCGGAATTCACGATTCGTGTGGATGTTGCCGCGGGCGATCATTCGGCCACCGTCTGGACGTGCGACCTGACGCACGGCTATGTCGACATCAACGGCGCCTACCGCACATGAGCCCCAAATGAGCCATCGACTCGTTCTGGTCGTCGCCGCAGCATTGTACAATGACAAGGGCGAGATCCTTCTGGCGCAGCGCCCGGAAGGCAAGCAGCTGGCTGGCCTGTGGGAATTTCCGGGCGGCAAGGTAGAGCCGGGCGAAACGCCGGAGGCTGCCCTGGTGCGCGAGCTGTACGAGGAGTTGTCGATCACGGTTAAGGAATCGGAACTCCAGCCCCTCACTT
This is a stretch of genomic DNA from Hyphomonas adhaerens MHS-3. It encodes these proteins:
- a CDS encoding peptidylprolyl isomerase; this translates as MLNLKALRVSPRILFAGLVASLAIFMAAACSAPPEEEVPVRVEGATAATVNGEKIYVSDVELEAVARGLVPAGTKVKAGDTEYDTVLSQLIEQKLMSQEAIRRGLDKDPAGRRRLEMARERILGNLLVENLVAEDVTEDQIEAMYQKQVALQQDDDEVRISHILVATKEDAQALFDRIQAGESFESLVSANSLDSATRMEQGDLGYVSPNDEPAPFPLVIANTGEGEVAPPFESADGWHILKVKDRRSRAPKTREEMRPDIVTFLTLEQVAKIVRRLKAEAQIQQGEPGLDDDGSTPYRLPDMDTGSDTPEDPSAPASEGTEL
- the argJ gene encoding bifunctional glutamate N-acetyltransferase/amino-acid acetyltransferase ArgJ, with translation MNLTPSPFAAPFPKLPDVKGVRAATGSRGFYAKRGETRDDVFLFAFDEGTTCAGVYTISRTASADVLWCRQALETGRGVARALIANSGNSNAFTGPKGHEKNEATLKAVTGALGVAKEHCFLAATGVIGEPLADPNYVGAFVPELAGKLGPPDWEAATRAFMTTDTFAKGAGTSMDIGGHDVNFAGIVKGSGMIAPNMATMLAYVFTDAAIAHDVLQELLEEITSETFNSITVDGDTSTSDTLMVFATGQSGMDPITSKDDPRLDSVAMALHSVCLELAQLVVKDGEGAQKFVTIQVDSAASHLSAKIIACEIANSPLIKTAMAAGDANWGRIVMAVGKSLEPIKAEALAIWFDDIQVAKDGARMPDYDEEAASAVFAQPEFTIRVDVAAGDHSATVWTCDLTHGYVDINGAYRT
- the mutT gene encoding 8-oxo-dGTP diphosphatase MutT — translated: MSHRLVLVVAAALYNDKGEILLAQRPEGKQLAGLWEFPGGKVEPGETPEAALVRELYEELSITVKESELQPLTFASFTYPDFHLLMPLYKCQAWSDEVHPREGQAIAWVPPANLSDYPAPPADIPLFEVLSGGHATEGS